A genomic segment from Mobula hypostoma chromosome 20, sMobHyp1.1, whole genome shotgun sequence encodes:
- the meig1 gene encoding meiosis expressed gene 1 protein homolog: MSLQNDGTEEKNVKPKFMSRAKHWTEEIENLYRFQQAGYRDEVEYKQIKKVDGVDRWPETGYVKKLQRRDNTFYYYNKKRECEDNDVQKVKVYAY, translated from the exons ATGTCTCTGCAAAATGATGGAACTGAAGAAAAGAATGTGAAACCCAAGTTTATGAGTCGTGCCAAACATTGGACTGAGGAAATCGAAAATTTATACAGATTCCAACAAGCTGGATACAGGGATGAAGTAGAATACAAGCAGATAAAGAAAGTTGATGGG GTGGATCGTTGGCCAGAAACAGGATATGTGAAGAAACTCCAAAGACGTGACAACACCTTCTACTACTATAACAAGAAAAGAGAATGTGAGGACAACGATGTTCAGAAGGTCAAGGTTTACGCCTACTGA